A window of the Dehalococcoidales bacterium genome harbors these coding sequences:
- a CDS encoding glycerate kinase — MKIIIAPQSFKGSLSAQRVARAMATGIERVLPDAGTIMLPMADGGEGTVAAMTCATRGRLMSAEVTGPLGEKVTAGWGILGDGTTGGVVEMAAASGITLVAPERLNPLIATTYGTGELIRAALDAGCRKLIIGIGGSATNDGGSGLAQALGVRLLNREGKEIPRGGAALMDLDRIDTSGLDPRLTRCEVTIACDVTNPLCGENGCSRVYGPQKGATGEMCRQLDSALENYAAVIKRDLGIDVIDMPGAGAAGGLGAGLVAFLGARLVPGIEIDSQTVGLNDHLKEASLVFTGEGRLDSQTLSGKTVAGIAARAKDFHVPVVAIAGELAGDLTDLSRYGIAAAISIAPGPISLEKSMAEAEQLIADAVERALRLILIKT; from the coding sequence ATGAAGATAATAATCGCCCCGCAGAGCTTCAAGGGCAGCCTCAGCGCTCAGAGAGTAGCCCGGGCGATGGCCACGGGCATCGAGCGCGTCTTGCCTGATGCCGGGACCATCATGTTGCCCATGGCGGATGGCGGGGAGGGCACGGTAGCAGCGATGACCTGCGCCACCCGCGGCCGGTTAATGTCCGCGGAGGTAACGGGGCCGCTGGGAGAGAAAGTAACCGCCGGATGGGGAATCCTGGGCGATGGCACCACCGGGGGGGTGGTGGAAATGGCAGCGGCTTCCGGGATTACCCTGGTAGCGCCGGAGAGGCTCAATCCGCTCATCGCTACCACCTATGGCACAGGAGAACTGATAAGAGCCGCTCTCGATGCTGGCTGCCGCAAGCTCATTATCGGTATCGGCGGCAGCGCCACCAATGACGGCGGCTCCGGTCTGGCGCAGGCCCTCGGCGTCAGGCTGCTGAACAGGGAGGGTAAGGAGATTCCCCGTGGTGGTGCGGCGCTGATGGACTTAGACCGCATAGACACCTCCGGACTGGATCCCCGGCTGACCCGATGTGAGGTGACCATCGCCTGCGACGTGACCAACCCGTTATGCGGTGAAAATGGCTGCTCACGGGTCTACGGCCCGCAAAAGGGGGCTACCGGGGAGATGTGCCGTCAGCTGGATTCCGCCCTGGAAAACTACGCCGCCGTTATCAAAAGAGACCTGGGAATTGATGTCATTGATATGCCCGGTGCGGGCGCGGCCGGGGGACTGGGGGCGGGGTTGGTCGCCTTCCTGGGTGCCAGGCTGGTACCGGGTATAGAAATAGACAGCCAGACGGTAGGGCTTAACGACCATCTCAAAGAGGCGTCCCTGGTCTTCACCGGCGAGGGCAGATTGGACTCGCAGACGCTATCCGGCAAGACAGTCGCCGGTATTGCCGCCAGGGCAAAGGACTTCCATGTCCCGGTAGTGGCTATCGCCGGTGAACTGGCCGGTGATTTAACAGACCTCAGCCGGTACGGCATCGCGGCCGCGATAAGCATCGCCCCCGGTCCCATCAGCCTGGAGAAATCAATGGCTGAAGCGGAGCAATTAATCGCCGACGCTGTCGAGCGTGCCCTGAGACTGATTTTAATCAAGACTTAA
- the hyi gene encoding hydroxypyruvate isomerase — translation MPKFSANLTTMFNEVDFPDRFEQAARAGFRGIEYMFPYQWHKEDLAEKLDKFGLEQVLHNLPAGDWAAGERGFACHPGREGEFREGVGLAIDYARALKCPRLNCLVGLTPEGVSTEKVRRTLVENLRFAVAALEKEGIRLLIEPLNNIDIAGFYLTHTGDALKLIEEVNHGNLRLQYDIYHMQIMEGNLTKTIRENLPRIAHMQLADVPGRHEPGTGEINYPNLFRFIDEAGYDGWIGCEYNPAGNTEAGLGWARPYLGKGGK, via the coding sequence ATGCCGAAATTCAGCGCCAATCTGACCACAATGTTCAACGAGGTCGATTTTCCTGACCGTTTTGAGCAGGCGGCGAGGGCTGGCTTCAGAGGCATCGAGTACATGTTCCCCTACCAGTGGCACAAAGAGGATCTGGCAGAAAAGCTGGACAAATTCGGGCTGGAGCAGGTGCTGCATAACCTTCCGGCGGGTGACTGGGCCGCCGGGGAGCGGGGTTTCGCCTGCCATCCGGGGCGGGAAGGAGAGTTCCGGGAGGGCGTAGGTCTGGCTATCGATTACGCCCGGGCCTTGAAATGTCCCCGCCTGAACTGCCTGGTGGGACTGACTCCAGAAGGAGTCTCGACGGAAAAAGTCCGCCGGACACTGGTGGAGAACCTGCGTTTTGCCGTCGCCGCCCTGGAAAAAGAAGGCATCCGCCTGCTCATTGAGCCTTTAAACAACATTGATATCGCCGGATTTTACCTGACACACACCGGAGATGCGCTCAAGCTGATTGAAGAAGTCAACCACGGCAATCTCCGGCTCCAGTATGACATCTACCACATGCAGATTATGGAAGGCAACCTGACAAAGACCATCCGGGAGAACCTGCCGCGCATCGCTCACATGCAGCTGGCCGACGTTCCGGGACGGCACGAACCGGGCACCGGAGAAATCAACTACCCCAACCTTTTCCGTTTCATTGACGAGGCGGGATATGACGGCTGGATAGGTTGCGAATACAATCCCGCGGGCAACACTGAAGCCGGGCTGGGATGGGCCAGACCTTATCTTGGAAAAGGAGGCAAATAA
- a CDS encoding 2-hydroxy-3-oxopropionate reductase — protein MANLGFIGLGIMGKPMAGHLLAAGHTVHVHNRSQESVRELTARGAVACTSGKEVAWKSDIIITMVPDTADVEAVLFGKDGVVEGVRTGSIVVDMSSISPIATKEFARKLGALGVKMLDAPVSGGQVGAENATLSIMVGGEPYVFEKVRPYFEIMGKNIVHIGGHGDGQTCKVANQIVVALTIEAVGEALLFASKAGADPGKVREALLGGFAQSRILDLHGERMIGRNFKPGFRIRLHQKDLNLALQGARELGMSLPSTAIAQELFNAVAAQGNSDLDHSAMVLALETLGNCRVGK, from the coding sequence ATGGCGAATCTGGGATTTATCGGCCTGGGAATCATGGGCAAACCAATGGCGGGGCACCTGCTGGCGGCTGGTCACACTGTTCACGTTCACAACCGCAGCCAGGAGTCCGTCCGCGAGTTGACTGCCAGAGGCGCTGTTGCCTGCACATCCGGCAAAGAAGTAGCCTGGAAGTCCGATATTATCATCACCATGGTACCGGACACGGCTGACGTGGAGGCTGTTCTCTTCGGTAAGGATGGGGTGGTGGAGGGTGTCAGGACAGGCTCCATCGTCGTCGATATGAGCTCCATATCACCGATTGCTACCAAAGAGTTCGCCCGGAAGCTGGGCGCCCTGGGTGTCAAGATGCTCGATGCGCCGGTCTCCGGCGGCCAGGTGGGCGCGGAAAACGCCACCCTTTCCATCATGGTCGGCGGCGAACCCTATGTCTTTGAAAAAGTAAGACCTTACTTCGAAATTATGGGCAAAAACATCGTGCACATCGGCGGCCACGGGGACGGGCAGACTTGCAAGGTGGCCAACCAGATTGTGGTGGCGCTGACCATTGAGGCGGTGGGTGAAGCCCTGCTCTTTGCCTCCAAGGCGGGGGCTGACCCGGGAAAGGTCAGGGAAGCCTTGCTGGGAGGGTTTGCCCAGAGCCGGATCCTGGACCTGCACGGAGAGCGGATGATAGGGCGTAATTTCAAACCCGGCTTCCGCATCAGATTGCACCAGAAGGACCTGAATCTGGCTCTGCAAGGAGCGCGGGAACTGGGAATGAGCTTGCCCAGCACCGCCATCGCCCAGGAGCTGTTTAACGCCGTTGCCGCTCAGGGTAACAGCGACCTCGACCACTCCGCCATGGTGCTGGCGCTGGAGACACTGGGGAACTGTCGGGTCGGCAAATAG